In Salvelinus sp. IW2-2015 linkage group LG23, ASM291031v2, whole genome shotgun sequence, a genomic segment contains:
- the spns3 gene encoding protein spinster homolog 3 isoform X2 yields the protein MIGGLSVWVVMTLGSSFVTESYFWLLLLLRALVGTGEASYSTIAPTIIGDLFSGAKRTVMISAFYIFIPVGSGLGYIIGSSVANATGDWRWALRLNPILGSLGLILLAVLCPNPPRGASDAHGGSTIEHTSYLEDVKYLLKNKSFVWSSLGVTAMAFLTGALAFWTPTFLSRARVTQGIQPPCDTSDSYIFGVVTVVTGILGVSLGSTISRRLRDRVPNADPLICAVGMLSSAPCFFAAIVLASTSIPATYVFIGIGETLLSLNWAVLADILLYVVVPTRRATAEALQIMVCHLLGDAGSPYLIGAISDALRTYQPDSHTWSFRSLEYSFLLCPFVGVLGGLFFLMTALYITKDRKNAELLTAGVCDPVHPPTQFSAMAGSTDC from the exons TATTTCTGGCTGCTGTTGCTGTTGAGAGCCCTGGTGGGGACAGGAGAGGCCAGCTACTCCACCATCGCCCCTACCATCATAGGAGACCTGTTCTCTGGAGCCAAGAGGACCGTCATGATCTCTGCCTTCTACATCTTCATCCCTGTTGGAAG tgGTCTGGGATACATAATAGGATCCTCTGTTGCCAATGCCACTGGAGACTGGCGTTGGGCCTTGCGG cTCAATCCCATCCTGGGTTCCCTGGGTCTGATCCTGCTGGCTGTGTTGTGCCCCAACCCCCCACGAGGGGCCTCTGACGCCCATGGAGGAAGTACCATAGAGCACACCTCTTACCTGGAGGACGTCAAGTACCTTCTGAAGAA TAAGAGTTTTGTGTGGTCGTCTCTGGGAGTTACTGCCATGGCTTTTCTGACTGGAGCTCTGGCCTTCTGGACACCCACCTTCCTGAGCCGAGCTCGGGTCACTCAGGGCATCCAGCCACCCTGCGACACCTCCGACAG TTACATCTTCGGGGTGGTGACGGTGGTGACGGGTATTCTGGGTGTTTCGTTGGGCAGCACCATCTCCAGGAGACTGAGGGACAGGGTGCCCAACGCAGACCCCCTCATCTGTGCTGTGGGCATGCTCAGCTCCGCCCCCTGCTTCTTCGCCGCCATCGTACTGGCGTCTACAAGCATCCCTGCCACTTAT GTGTTCATCGGCATTGGGGAGACTCTATTGTCACTGAACTGGGCCGTTCTAGCTGATATCCTACTG TATGTGGTGGTGCCAACCAGGAGAGCTACAGCTGAAGCTCTGCAAATCATGGTCTGTCATCTCCTAGGAGATGCCGGAAGCCCTTACCTGATAGGAGCT ATCTCAGACGCTCTGCGTACATACCAGCCTGACTCTCATACGTGGAGTTTTCGTAGTCTGGAGTACAGTTTCCTGCTCTGCCCTTTCGTAGGGGTCCTGGGTGGACTCTTCTTCCTCATGACAGCCCTCTACATCACAAAGGACAGGAAGAACGCAGAGCTACTCACtgcag gggtGTGTGATCCAGTACATCCTCCTACTCAGTTTAGTGCTATGGCAGGCTCCACAGATTGCTGA
- the LOC111950424 gene encoding heterogeneous nuclear ribonucleoprotein A/B isoform X1 encodes MSDDAEQQLMETSENGNEAEELNGAEESTLQPEAEEQEKQSCEEEAAVEEVDAQNGAAEGGQINASKGEDDAGKMFVGGLSWDTSKKDLKDYFSKFGEVTDCTIKMDSNTGRSRGFGFILFQAAASVDKVLEQKEHRLDGRQIDPKKAMAMKKEPAKKIFVGGLNPEATEETIREYFGTFGEIESIELPVDPKFKKRRGFIFITFKEESTVKKCLEKKFHNVCGTKVTDGKEGLCEIKIAQPKEVYQQQQQFGGRGXGSYGGGRGGRSRGGQNQYGNQGYNNYWNQGYGNQGYGNQGYGNQGYGYGGQQAYGNYGAYGNYDYSAGYYGGGYGGGYDYNQGNTSYGKTPRRGGHQGSYKPY; translated from the exons ATGTCTGACGACGCTGAACAGCAATTAATGGAGACCTCCGAAAATGGAAACGAAGCCGAAGAGCTGAATGGAGCAGAAGAATCCACATTACAGCCCGAGGCGGAGGAACAAGAAAAACAGAGTTGTGAGGAAGAGGCTGCTGTGGAGGAAGTGGACGCTCAGAACGGAGCTGCAGAGGGTGGACAGATAAATGCAAGCAAAGGCGAGGATGACGCTGG CAAAATGTTTGTTGGTGGACTTAGCTGGGACACTAGCAAAAAAGACCTGAAAGACTACTTCTCCAAATTTGGAGAGGTGACAGATTGTACCATCAAGATGGACTCAAACACAGGAAGGTCACGCGGGTTTGGATTCATCTTGTTCCAAGCGGCAGCAAGTGTAGACAAG GTTCTTGAGCAGAAAGAACACAGGCTAGATGGACGACAGATAGACCCAAAGAAGGCTATGGCAATGAAGAAGGAACCAGCCAAGAAGATCTTTGTTGGTGGTCTAAATCCAGAAGCCACAGAGGAGACCATCAGAGAATACTTTGGAACCTTTGGGGAG attgaaTCCATCGAACTCCCAGTGGACCCCAAATTCAAAAAAAGGAGGGGTTTTATCTTCATCACGTTCAAAGAAGAGTCCACTGTTAAAAAATGCCTTGAGAAAAAGTTCCACAATGTGTGTGGAACTAAAGTAACAGATGGAAAGGAAGGTCTT TGTGAGATCAAAATCGCCCAGCCCAAAGAGGtgtaccagcagcagcagcagtttgGAGGCCGTGGTGSGGGCAGCTATGGAGGAGGCCGGGGAGGCAGGAGCCGTGGTG GCCAAAACCAGTATGGCAACCAGGGTTATAATAACTACTGGAACCAGGGCTATGGCAACCAGGGCTATGGCAACCAGGGCTATGGCAAccagggttatggttatggtggGCAGCAGGCCTATGGAAACTATGGCGCTTACGGCAACTATGACTACTCTGCTGGATACTACGGAGGTGGCTATGGAGGTGGCTATGACTACA ACCAGGGCAATACAAGCTATGGGAAAACTCCAAGACGTGGAGGTCACCAGGGTAGCTACAAGCCATACTGA
- the LOC111950424 gene encoding heterogeneous nuclear ribonucleoprotein A/B isoform X2, whose product MSDDAEQQLMETSENGNEAEELNGAEESTLQPEAEEQEKQSCEEEAAVEEVDAQNGAAEGGQINASKGEDDAGKMFVGGLSWDTSKKDLKDYFSKFGEVTDCTIKMDSNTGRSRGFGFILFQAAASVDKVLEQKEHRLDGRQIDPKKAMAMKKEPAKKIFVGGLNPEATEETIREYFGTFGEIESIELPVDPKFKKRRGFIFITFKEESTVKKCLEKKFHNVCGTKVTDGKEGLCEIKIAQPKEVYQQQQQFGGRGXGSYGGGRGGRSRGGQNQYGNQGYNNYWNQGYGNQGYGNQGYGNQGYGYGGQQAYGNYGAYGNYDYSAGYYGGGYGGGYDYRLK is encoded by the exons ATGTCTGACGACGCTGAACAGCAATTAATGGAGACCTCCGAAAATGGAAACGAAGCCGAAGAGCTGAATGGAGCAGAAGAATCCACATTACAGCCCGAGGCGGAGGAACAAGAAAAACAGAGTTGTGAGGAAGAGGCTGCTGTGGAGGAAGTGGACGCTCAGAACGGAGCTGCAGAGGGTGGACAGATAAATGCAAGCAAAGGCGAGGATGACGCTGG CAAAATGTTTGTTGGTGGACTTAGCTGGGACACTAGCAAAAAAGACCTGAAAGACTACTTCTCCAAATTTGGAGAGGTGACAGATTGTACCATCAAGATGGACTCAAACACAGGAAGGTCACGCGGGTTTGGATTCATCTTGTTCCAAGCGGCAGCAAGTGTAGACAAG GTTCTTGAGCAGAAAGAACACAGGCTAGATGGACGACAGATAGACCCAAAGAAGGCTATGGCAATGAAGAAGGAACCAGCCAAGAAGATCTTTGTTGGTGGTCTAAATCCAGAAGCCACAGAGGAGACCATCAGAGAATACTTTGGAACCTTTGGGGAG attgaaTCCATCGAACTCCCAGTGGACCCCAAATTCAAAAAAAGGAGGGGTTTTATCTTCATCACGTTCAAAGAAGAGTCCACTGTTAAAAAATGCCTTGAGAAAAAGTTCCACAATGTGTGTGGAACTAAAGTAACAGATGGAAAGGAAGGTCTT TGTGAGATCAAAATCGCCCAGCCCAAAGAGGtgtaccagcagcagcagcagtttgGAGGCCGTGGTGSGGGCAGCTATGGAGGAGGCCGGGGAGGCAGGAGCCGTGGTG GCCAAAACCAGTATGGCAACCAGGGTTATAATAACTACTGGAACCAGGGCTATGGCAACCAGGGCTATGGCAACCAGGGCTATGGCAAccagggttatggttatggtggGCAGCAGGCCTATGGAAACTATGGCGCTTACGGCAACTATGACTACTCTGCTGGATACTACGGAGGTGGCTATGGAGGTGGCTATGACTACA GACTCAAGTAA
- the LOC111950754 gene encoding thymosin beta-11-like, which yields MSDKPNMREISSFDKTKLKKTETRVKNPLPTKXTIDEERKREPSH from the exons ATGTCTGACAAACCCAACATGAGGGAAATCTCCAGCTTTGACAAGACTAAGCTGAAGAAGACGGAGACCAGAGTGAAGAACCCATTGCCAACCAAAGAMA CAATCGAtgaagagaggaagcgagagccATCGCATTGA
- the LOC112067842 gene encoding uncharacterized protein → MVFYCSVFATPVPQQPKSSSPPVPGSTAQLHFSQYPQQSTPVLQYPQQPNSSHPPPPSPSNPNGSISPPVSPNRPQLHLLAYPQTDPTLSPQYSPTSQTSSPPVRSTANSRLLRTRKQSTPSLQYSQQAQLQSFQTPTAQLHLPYPQQPTPVLQYPQQKAQLQSSSTPKAQLQPPPVLPTAQHPVPSSTPTVPTPVLQVPQQPKSSPPDPQQPNFPLLSTAQQPNSISSSPNSPTSQSSSTPNSPTHSSYPQQPTPVLQYPQAVPNSSPPSNSSPPGTPQHSPESPVPSAPPNSTISSEILQYPHSPISVLQYPATGPTPVHPSTPNKPQLQSPVPPTAQLQSFQFTPNKPQIPVSEYPNSPTSSPPDPQQVQLLQYPQQSNSSPPSTPNSPKVPVPPSTPNSPTPVSPSTPKTAKLQYTQQPELQPSVPPTGPTPDPSSYPQTVQLQFLYPQNPTPSSSYPQQPNQSSSTPKQPTPESSSTPNSPTPVLSTPNKPNFQCLQGLPNSPTQSPPDPHSHNSIRPVPQNSHNSSPPVYPQQSNSSPQYPPNISQLQSPVPPETVQLQSSSYPKQQLQSPVPPTAQLQSSSTPNSHNSFQTLPPRQSNSSPQYPQQPNSSAAQYPHISPTPSSSTPNIPIQSSSTPNSPTSSPPIPPTAQHRLLLVPQQPNSSPPVTQQSKTPVHTRPPTPNYPQQPKTSSPPSTLNSTNSKVLRYPQQPNSSPPVKPANSKSSPPYPQQHNSSPQ, encoded by the exons ATGGTCTTTTACTGCAGTGTGTTCGcaactccagtaccccaacagcccaaaagctccagtcctccagtacccggCAGCACAGCCCAACTCCACTTCTCCCAATACCCCCAACAGtccactccagtcctccagtatccccaacagcccaactcctcaCATCCTCCACCCCCATCACCCTCCAATCCCAACGGCTCAATCAGTCCTCCAGTATCCCCCAACAGGCCGCAACTCCATCTCCTAGCCTACCCCCAAACAGATCCAACTCTCAGTCCTCAGTACTCCCCAACCAGCCAAACGTCCAGTCCTCCAGTACGCTCCACAGCCAACTCCAGGCTCCTCCGTACCCGCAAACAGTCAACTCCGAGTCTCCAGTACTCCCAACaggcccaactccagtccttccAGACCCCCACAGCCCAACTCCATCTCCCATACCCCCAAcagccaactccagtcctccagtatccTCAACAAaaagcccaactccagtcctccagtacccccaaagCCCAACTCCAGCCTCCTCCAGTACTCCCAACAGCCCAACATCCAGTTCcttccagtaccccaacagtcccaactccagtcctccaagtaccccaacagcccaaaTCCAGTCCTCCAGATCCCCAACAGCCCAACTTCCCACTCCTCAGTACcgcccaacagcccaactccatcTCCAGCTCCCCAAACAGCCCAACtagccagtcctccagtacccccaacagcccaactcacTCCTCATACCCCCAAcagccaactccagtcctccagtatccccaaGCAGTTccaaactccagtcctcca tccaactccagtcctccaggtaCCCCCCAACACAGCCCAGAGTCTCCAGTCCCCAGTGCACCTCCCAACAGCACAATATCTTCCGagatcctccagtacccccacagCCCAATTTCAGTCCTCCAGTATCCCGCAACAGGCCCAACTCCAGTCCATCCAAGTACCCCCAACAAGCCACAACTCCagtctccagtacccccaacagcccaactccagtccttccAGTTTACCCCCAACAAGCCCCAAATACCAGTCTCCgagtaccccaacagcccaacctCCAGTCCTCCAGACCCCCAACAGGTccaactcctccagtacccccaacagtccaactccagtcctcccagtacccccaacagccccaaAGTTCCAGTGCCTCCTAGTACCCCCAACAGTCCAACTCCAGTTTCTCCGAGTACCCCCAAAACAGCCAAACTCCAGTACACCCAACAGCCCGAACTCCAGCCTTCAGTACCCCCAACAGGCCCAACGCCAGATCCTTCCAGTTACCCCCAAACAGTCCAACTCCAGTTCCTGTACCCCCAGAACCCAACTCCATCCTCCAgctacccccaacagcccaaccagTCCTCCAGTACACCCAAACAGCCCACTCCAgaatcctccagtacccccaacagcccaactccagtcctcagtacCCCCAACAAGCCCAACTTCCAGTGCCTCCAGGGACTCCCCAACAGTCCAACTcaaagtcctccagacccccacAGCCACAACTCCATCCGTCCAGTACCCCAAAACAGtcacaactccagtcctccagtttaCCCCCAAcagtccaactccagtcctcagtacCCGCCTAAcatttcccaactccagtccccagTACCCCCAGAAAcagtccaactccagtcctccagttaccccaaacagcaactccagtctccagtacccccaacagcccaactccagtcctccagtacccccaacagtcacaactccttccagact TTACCCCCGAGACAGTCCAACTCCAGtccccagtacccccaacagcccaactccagtgcCGCCCAGTACCCCCATATCAGTCCAACTCCATCCTCCAGTACCCCTAACATCCcaatccagtcctccagtacccccaacagtccaACTTCCAGTCCTCCcatacccccaacagcccaacacaggctcctcctagtaccccaacagcccaactccagtcctccagttacCCAACAGTCCAAAACTCCAGTCCATACCAGACCCCCAACGCCCAA ttacccccaacagcccaaaaCTTCCAGTCCTCCCAGTACCCTCAACAGCACAAACTCCAAAGTCCTCCgttacccccaacagcccaactccagtccgcCAGTAAAACCCGCCAACAGCAAATCCAGTCCTCCATACCCTCAACAGCACAACTCCAGTCCCCAGTAA